A stretch of Henckelia pumila isolate YLH828 chromosome 4, ASM3356847v2, whole genome shotgun sequence DNA encodes these proteins:
- the LOC140861875 gene encoding uncharacterized protein, with protein MVANTLFGIVRCDPVYEIKYVRENIKGKYGYDISYAKAWKSLKRAVEIVYDTWESSVSLLPIYMGALSKYNPGTIIEWKHLRQNEHSHKVLNFVCWAFKPCIDGFQHCRRIISVDGTHLYTKYKHKLLIAVTLDANNQVFPLAFALVDEETYESWHWFLSNVARHVTRGYRGVCLISDRHAGITSAVQDLPDFRPPHGVHHFFLRHVCSNFNNRFKNIHLKDLSWEAETQHQISKFNATMKAIKSKNVVAFNYLSNIPKEKWTFAHDGGWRRGIMTTNMSECINSVLKGARRLPITAIVELTLQRCVQYFIQRRSRSQKMMEKHQPWTDYACEKFGKWLRKSIEHRVV; from the coding sequence ATGGTGGCAAACACACTTTTTGGAATTGTGCGTTGTGATCCTGTATATGAGATCAAATATGTTCGAGAGAATATCAAAGGAAAATATGGGTATGATATATCGTATGCTAAGGCATGGAAGAGTTTGAAGCGTGCAGTTGAGATCGTATATGATACATGGGAAAGCTCTGTTTCATTGCTTCCTATATATATGGGTGCTTTGTCCAAGTATAATCCAGGAACTATTATAGAGTGGAAGCACCTTCGCCAAAACGAGCATTCCCATAAAGTTTTGAACTTTGTATGTTGGGCCTTCAAGCCATGTATAGATGGATTCCAGCATTGTCGCAGAATAATCAGTGTTGATGGCACACATCTATATACGAAATACAAGCACAAACTACTCATTGCAGTGACTTTGGATGCTAATAACCAGGTGTTTCCTCTAGCGTTTGCGCTCGTCGATGAAGAAACTTATGAGTCTTGGCATTGGTTCTTAAGTAATGTTGCACGACATGTGACACGAGGTTATAGAGGAGTGTGTCTTATATCTGATAGGCATGCAGGTATAACAAGTGCGGTGCAAGATCTCCCTGACTTTAGACCTCCACATGGTGtccatcatttttttttaagacACGTGTGTTCTAATTTCAATAATAGGTTCAAAAATATTCATCTGAAGGACTTAAGTTGGGAAGCAGAGACACAACATCAAATAAGCAAGTTCAATGCCACGATGAaagcaatcaaatcaaaaaatgTAGTTGCTTTCAATTATTTGTCTAACATCCCCAAAGAGAAATGGACATTTGCTCATGATGGTGGATGGAGGCGAGGGATCATGACGACAAATATGTCTGAGTGTATAAATAGTGTATTGAAAGGGGCTCGACGTCTCCCTATTACCGCAATAGTAGAATTGACTTTACAGCGATGCGTGCAATATTTCATACAAAGAAGGAGCCGAAGTCAGAAAATGATGGAAAAACATCAACCTTGGACTGATTATGCTTGCGAAAAATTTGGGAAGTGGTTGAGAAAGTCAATTGAACACAGGGTTGTATAA
- the LOC140861874 gene encoding serine/threonine-protein phosphatase 7 long form homolog: protein MILGLNIDGIPVTGVDTAYSKNELQQRCLYWLGFMPGDNKIKGGHLSLGAIRKHCLDHMIQDDSTDDDVAKYSRCVALLIIGGCMFPDSESSAVKLMYLPFLQDIDIVNTYSWGSAVLAYLYRELCNTSTESKNGLCGPLQILQIWVWSRITLLTPDMVQQSHLASEQVADVLQGLPFPPYGAKWKRGFSWVHTVRHSVRIMRDMLDRMIDGQFTWTVYDMESPELSIYLERNRNLLCRSACPLINFDIVEIHRPERCLRQFGMRQGIPPPATNYDIFHKLTRQRRPNYDWAAFHKFFPILFIMYRVESTIISVHIFAKIVPWLYEL, encoded by the exons ATGATTTTGGGTTTAAATATCGATGGCATTCCTGTCACCGGTGTAGATACCGCGTACAGTAAAAACGAGTTGCAACAACGCTGTTTATATTGGTTGGGTTTCATGCCCGGTGATAATAAAATCAAAGGTGGCCACCTTTCCCTCGGCGCTATACGAAAGCACTGTCTTGATCATATGATTCAGGATGACAGCACAGATGACGACGTGGCAAAATATTCTCGTTGTGTGGCATTACTGATTATCGGTGGATGTATGTTTCCGGACTCAGAAAGTTCTGCTGTAAAGCTTATGTATCTACCATTTCTTCAGGACATCGATATAGTGAATACATATAGCTGGGGTTCGGCTGTATTGGCTTATCTTTACCGAGAGTTATGCAACACATCCACGGAGTCAAAGAACGGTCTATGTGGGCCTCTCCAAATACTTCAG ATTTGGGTGTGGTCACGGATTACACTTCTGACTCCGGATATGGTACAACAAAGTCATCTGGCATCGGAGCAAGTTGCCGATGTGCTTCAGGGATTACCATTCCCACCTTATGGCGCAAA GTGGAAGCGTGGGTTTTCATGGGTGCACACTGTGCGTCATTCTGTTCGTATAATGAGAGATATGCTTGATAGGATGATAGACGGACAG TTTACATGGACTGTATATGATATGGAGTCACCAGAGTTGTCTATTTACCTAGAGAGAAATAGAAATCTCCTTTGTCGGTCTGCATGTCCACTGataaattttgatattgttGAAATTCATCGACCAGAGAGATGTCTTCGACAATTTGGGATGCGTCAGGGTATTCCCCCACCCGCCACGAACTACGACATATTTCATAAATTAACACGTCAAAGGCGACCCAATTACGATTGGGCCGCCTTTCATAAATTCTTCCCAATATTGTTCATCATGTACAGGGTAGAATCTACCATCATAAGTGTTCACATATTCGCTAAGATCGTACCATGGTTGTACGAGCTGTGA